In the genome of Shewanella glacialimarina, one region contains:
- a CDS encoding SDR family NAD(P)-dependent oxidoreductase, which produces MTISFAGKVAIVTGAGNGLGRSHALELARRGAKVVVNDLGGARDGSGASSAASQEVVQLIEAMGGEAISHGANVAHFDQVQDMVQQTMDKWGRIDILINNAGILRDKSFSKMTLDDFKLVMDVHVMGSVNCTKAVWDIMKQQNYGRIVMTTSSSGMYGNFGQANYGAAKMALIGLMNTLVLEGAKNNIHINALAPTAGTRMTEDLMPEEIVKAFASEAVTAGMLTLCDDDAPNRFILCAGAGGYSSASIFETDGCFIPTAKQSPETVREHWDQLTDQHNQKALVSGSQQGEKFVMKAMAFMKSQALGLID; this is translated from the coding sequence ATGACTATCAGTTTTGCAGGAAAAGTGGCTATTGTTACTGGGGCCGGTAATGGATTAGGCCGTTCACATGCGTTGGAATTAGCCAGACGCGGCGCCAAAGTCGTTGTTAATGATTTAGGCGGCGCACGTGATGGCAGCGGTGCATCTTCTGCAGCGTCACAAGAAGTAGTGCAGTTAATTGAAGCAATGGGCGGTGAGGCGATTAGCCATGGCGCTAACGTTGCCCATTTTGATCAAGTACAAGACATGGTGCAACAAACCATGGATAAATGGGGTCGTATCGATATTTTAATTAACAATGCCGGTATTTTACGTGATAAGTCGTTTTCAAAGATGACCTTAGATGACTTTAAACTGGTTATGGACGTGCATGTGATGGGCTCGGTTAACTGCACTAAAGCCGTATGGGACATCATGAAGCAGCAAAATTACGGTCGTATCGTGATGACGACGTCATCGAGTGGTATGTACGGTAACTTTGGTCAAGCCAATTATGGCGCGGCTAAAATGGCGCTGATTGGCCTAATGAATACCTTGGTGCTGGAAGGTGCGAAAAATAATATCCATATCAATGCGCTGGCACCAACGGCTGGCACACGTATGACCGAAGATTTAATGCCTGAAGAAATCGTTAAAGCTTTTGCATCAGAAGCGGTCACCGCAGGCATGCTGACTTTGTGTGACGATGACGCGCCTAATCGATTCATTTTATGTGCTGGCGCAGGTGGTTATTCAAGCGCGAGTATCTTTGAAACTGATGGCTGCTTTATTCCTACCGCGAAACAAAGCCCTGAAACTGTGCGTGAACACTGGGATCAACTCACCGATCAACACAATCAAAAAGCCTTAGTGTCGGGTTCGCAACAAGGTGAGAAGTTTGTGATGAAAGCCATGGCGTTTATGAAATCTCAGGCTCTAGGGTTAATTGATTAG
- a CDS encoding acetyl-CoA C-acyltransferase, with the protein MREAVIVSAARTPIGKAYRGAFNDLSAPTLAAIAVNAAVERAGIDPNEIEDCIFGAALTQGNQGMNFGRQVAMAAQLPVSVPGMTVDRQCSSGLMSIAIAANHIVCDGAQVVVAGGCDSISLVQNDKMNMHRAVDPNVKAYRPAIYMPMLDTAEVVAKRYNISREAQDAYALSSQQRTAIAQSKGRFDAEIVPVSCTMLIMDKVSGEISKQQVTLTQDEGNRPSTNLKSLAGLKAVKENGSITGGNASQLSDGAAAVVVMERKLAEQRGLTPLGAYRGMVVSGCEPDEMGIGPIYAIPKLLERNGLSIDDIGLWEINEAFAVQVIYCAEQLGIPADRLNVDGGAISIGHPYGMSGTRMVMHALIEGKRRGIKYVVVSMCIGGGQGAAGLFELL; encoded by the coding sequence ATGAGAGAAGCCGTCATTGTTTCAGCCGCCAGAACACCAATTGGTAAAGCTTATCGCGGCGCCTTTAACGATTTATCTGCACCCACTTTAGCCGCTATTGCGGTTAATGCCGCGGTAGAAAGAGCTGGAATCGATCCTAATGAAATTGAAGACTGTATTTTTGGCGCCGCCTTAACCCAAGGTAACCAAGGCATGAACTTTGGTCGTCAAGTGGCCATGGCAGCGCAATTACCGGTGTCGGTGCCGGGCATGACGGTTGATCGCCAATGTTCATCAGGACTCATGTCTATTGCAATAGCCGCCAATCATATTGTTTGTGATGGTGCCCAAGTTGTGGTTGCCGGAGGTTGTGACTCTATCAGCTTGGTACAAAACGATAAGATGAACATGCATCGCGCGGTAGATCCTAACGTAAAAGCCTATCGTCCAGCGATTTATATGCCGATGCTCGATACGGCTGAAGTGGTGGCTAAGCGATATAATATTTCACGTGAGGCACAAGATGCCTATGCATTATCATCTCAGCAACGCACCGCAATAGCACAGTCAAAAGGCCGATTTGATGCTGAAATAGTCCCGGTCAGTTGCACTATGCTGATAATGGATAAAGTCAGCGGTGAAATCAGTAAACAACAAGTGACCTTAACTCAAGATGAAGGCAATCGCCCATCGACAAATTTAAAAAGTCTAGCTGGCTTAAAAGCGGTTAAAGAAAATGGATCGATTACCGGTGGCAATGCATCACAACTATCAGACGGTGCTGCAGCCGTTGTGGTGATGGAACGTAAACTAGCCGAGCAACGAGGTTTGACGCCATTAGGCGCGTATCGAGGCATGGTGGTGAGCGGATGTGAGCCAGATGAAATGGGCATAGGTCCTATTTATGCAATTCCTAAACTGCTTGAGCGAAATGGCCTTAGCATAGACGACATTGGTTTATGGGAGATCAATGAAGCGTTTGCCGTTCAGGTCATTTATTGTGCTGAACAGCTCGGTATTCCCGCCGATCGTTTAAATGTCGACGGCGGCGCAATATCAATCGGTCATCCTTATGGTATGAGTGGCACACGTATGGTGATGCACGCCTTAATTGAAGGTAAACGCCGCGGTATTAAATATGTGGTTGTCAGTATGTGTATTGGCGGTGGTCAAGGCGCGGCTGGGTTATTTGAACTGTTATAA
- a CDS encoding AMP-binding protein, whose translation MEKIWLEKSYPPGVEFEIDPDKYNSLADLFLKYTTLYADNTAFVNMDVSITYQQLAKQATDFAAYLQQDLRLVKGDKFAIMIPNTLQYPIALFGALIAGLTIVNVNPLYTARELEHQLKDSGAKGILILENFAHVLQAVIDKTDIKHVVTTGVGDRLGPIKGALVNGVIKHVKKMVPAFDLPTAVKFNDAMSKGSKLNFIPVEVIGSDLAFLQYTGGTTGPSKGAMLTHRNMVANLEQSNAVTKNIFEVGKEIIVTALPLYHIYALTSNCLAFLPFGGTNLLITNPRDMAGFVKELAKYRFTIITGVNTLFNGLLHTPGFDKLDFSALKMGFGGGMSVQRPVAEHWEKVTKSRLLEGYGLTECAPLVTMSPYNQKSYNGSIGLPASSTDIRLVGADGEEVALGEPGEMWVKGPQVMKGYYNRQKATDEVLIDGWLATGDIATMDENGFFKIVDRKKDMIIVSGFNVFPNEIEEVLVMHDGILEAAAVGTSCDITGERVKVYIVRKDPNLTEQDVFDHCHKMLTNYKRPKVIEFMNELPKSNVGKVLRKDLRNRA comes from the coding sequence ATGGAAAAGATTTGGCTTGAAAAGAGTTATCCGCCCGGGGTTGAGTTTGAAATCGATCCTGATAAATATAATTCTTTGGCAGATTTATTTTTAAAATATACCACGTTATATGCCGATAATACTGCATTTGTGAATATGGATGTCAGTATTACTTATCAGCAACTGGCAAAGCAAGCGACTGACTTTGCTGCCTATCTACAGCAAGATTTGCGGTTAGTCAAAGGTGACAAATTTGCCATCATGATCCCCAATACACTGCAATATCCTATCGCGCTATTTGGTGCGCTGATTGCTGGACTTACTATTGTAAACGTTAATCCTTTGTATACCGCCCGCGAATTAGAACATCAATTAAAAGACTCGGGTGCTAAAGGGATCCTTATCCTCGAAAATTTCGCCCATGTATTGCAAGCCGTGATCGATAAAACCGATATTAAGCATGTGGTCACTACTGGCGTTGGTGATCGATTAGGGCCCATAAAAGGCGCATTGGTTAACGGCGTGATTAAACATGTGAAAAAAATGGTTCCTGCGTTTGATTTACCTACTGCAGTTAAATTTAATGATGCGATGTCCAAAGGCAGTAAACTTAACTTTATACCTGTTGAGGTTATTGGTTCTGATTTGGCATTTTTACAATATACCGGCGGCACTACAGGCCCATCAAAAGGCGCTATGCTGACTCATCGCAACATGGTTGCTAATCTAGAACAATCAAATGCTGTGACTAAAAATATCTTTGAAGTGGGTAAAGAGATCATTGTCACCGCATTACCGCTTTATCATATTTATGCGTTGACCTCTAATTGCTTAGCCTTTTTACCATTTGGTGGCACCAATCTATTAATTACCAATCCACGTGACATGGCGGGATTTGTTAAAGAGTTAGCTAAATATCGCTTTACCATTATTACTGGCGTCAACACGCTTTTTAACGGTTTGTTACATACCCCTGGGTTTGACAAGCTTGATTTCAGCGCTTTAAAAATGGGCTTTGGCGGCGGCATGTCAGTGCAACGTCCTGTGGCTGAACATTGGGAAAAAGTCACTAAAAGTCGTCTGTTAGAAGGCTACGGGTTAACTGAATGTGCGCCTTTAGTGACTATGAGCCCTTATAATCAAAAAAGTTATAATGGATCGATTGGTTTGCCTGCATCATCAACAGATATTCGCTTGGTTGGGGCAGATGGTGAAGAAGTGGCATTAGGTGAGCCAGGGGAAATGTGGGTTAAAGGCCCTCAAGTGATGAAAGGTTACTACAATCGTCAAAAAGCGACTGATGAGGTGCTCATTGATGGCTGGTTAGCCACCGGTGATATTGCCACCATGGATGAAAATGGTTTCTTTAAAATTGTTGATCGTAAAAAAGACATGATCATTGTCTCTGGCTTCAATGTGTTTCCAAATGAGATTGAAGAAGTACTAGTAATGCATGATGGCATACTTGAAGCCGCTGCAGTAGGGACCTCATGTGATATTACCGGCGAGCGAGTTAAAGTGTACATAGTGCGCAAAGATCCCAACCTTACCGAGCAAGATGTGTTTGATCATTGTCATAAAATGCTGACCAACTATAAGCGCCCTAAGGTAATTGAATTTATGAATGAATTACCGAAAAGTAACGTCGGTAAAGTGTTACGTAAAGACCTTCGTAACAGGGCATAA
- a CDS encoding patatin-like phospholipase family protein, translating into MLEIYAGETALTKIHQDGFSPALFSSFLGASGRPKWFTLLGLDKYIFGEFFNGRQQPLNVIGSSAGAFRAACFAQSDPVAAIERLAKHYSETVYSDDTKPQAAEITAKAVALLDELFGDTGATEIINNSVFKAHFIVAKCHGLVASENKLKQGVGLLSSLMRNALSRPLLKSQYERYIFQHHQSDLSIFDPDHIPTTSVPFSLQNIKTALLASGSIPMVMQGIKNIADCPPGMYRDGGIIDYHFDFKIKNEGLTLYPHFSSTLKAGWFDKNLSRKVRLDHYDNTVLLCPSAEFIDSLPYHKIPDRKDFIEMKPAQRIQYWQQVFVESEKLTQHFKHFYQTQNINSIKSIKQLIL; encoded by the coding sequence ATGTTAGAAATTTATGCCGGTGAAACGGCCTTAACAAAAATCCATCAAGATGGATTTTCTCCAGCGTTATTTAGCTCTTTTCTTGGTGCAAGTGGTAGGCCTAAATGGTTTACTTTACTGGGATTAGACAAGTATATCTTTGGTGAATTTTTTAATGGCAGACAACAGCCGTTAAATGTCATTGGTTCAAGTGCTGGAGCATTTCGCGCCGCATGTTTTGCGCAAAGTGATCCCGTCGCAGCAATAGAGCGATTAGCTAAACATTACAGTGAAACTGTGTATTCAGATGACACTAAACCTCAAGCCGCCGAAATTACCGCTAAAGCGGTAGCGTTACTTGATGAGTTATTCGGCGATACGGGCGCAACTGAAATCATTAATAATAGTGTTTTTAAAGCCCATTTTATTGTGGCTAAATGTCATGGATTGGTGGCGTCTGAAAACAAACTAAAACAAGGTGTCGGGTTACTCAGTAGCTTAATGAGAAACGCGTTAAGTCGGCCATTACTCAAAAGCCAGTATGAGCGTTACATTTTTCAGCATCATCAAAGTGATTTATCCATTTTTGATCCTGACCATATCCCCACCACTTCAGTGCCATTTAGCCTACAAAATATCAAAACGGCATTGTTGGCATCTGGCTCAATTCCTATGGTGATGCAAGGCATAAAGAATATTGCAGATTGTCCTCCTGGCATGTATCGTGATGGTGGCATTATTGATTATCATTTTGATTTTAAGATTAAAAATGAAGGTCTAACTCTTTATCCTCATTTTAGTTCCACCTTAAAAGCAGGTTGGTTTGACAAAAACTTATCTAGAAAAGTTAGGCTAGATCATTACGACAACACGGTATTATTGTGTCCATCAGCAGAATTTATTGATTCATTGCCTTATCATAAAATCCCTGATCGCAAAGACTTTATCGAAATGAAACCTGCTCAACGGATCCAATATTGGCAGCAGGTTTTTGTTGAAAGTGAAAAACTTACTCAGCACTTTAAACACTTTTATCAAACGCAAAATATCAACAGTATCAAAAGCATCAAGCAACTCATCCTGTGA
- a CDS encoding NADP-dependent oxidoreductase, whose amino-acid sequence MSTYTAINLVARPQGGPIGPELFEIVEKPMPAVAQGQFLVKQHHMSLDPAMFGWMSPDTESYIPPVTLGEVMRSSGIGEVVESHHPDFTVGDRVMGMMGWQEYFLSNGAGLHKVTAPLPDEAILSVFALPGLTATQGLFNVGKPQKGETIVVSGAAGSVGSIVGQLAKADGLRVIGIVGSDEKADWIINELGFDGAINYKTDDLAAKLAELTPDGVDVYFENTGGPIQHHVFAKMNAHGRIVVCGMIADYPKAVPDLGPSWVQIIKKRLIIQGFTMPDHFGDVPALLEKLTPYVMKGQIKHRAHVLIGLESAITGLNLFFTGQNKGKLIVKL is encoded by the coding sequence ATGAGCACCTATACCGCCATTAACTTAGTCGCCCGACCTCAAGGTGGCCCAATTGGCCCAGAATTATTTGAAATTGTCGAAAAGCCAATGCCAGCAGTGGCACAAGGGCAGTTTTTAGTTAAGCAACATCATATGTCACTTGATCCGGCCATGTTTGGCTGGATGAGCCCAGATACCGAAAGTTATATACCTCCTGTCACCTTGGGCGAGGTTATGCGCAGTTCTGGCATAGGTGAAGTTGTCGAAAGTCATCATCCTGACTTTACGGTTGGCGACCGAGTGATGGGGATGATGGGTTGGCAAGAATATTTTCTAAGTAATGGTGCAGGTTTACATAAAGTGACTGCGCCATTACCTGATGAAGCTATTTTATCGGTATTTGCTTTACCAGGATTAACGGCTACACAAGGACTTTTCAACGTAGGAAAACCACAAAAAGGTGAAACCATCGTAGTGTCTGGTGCAGCGGGTTCTGTAGGGTCGATAGTGGGTCAACTGGCTAAAGCTGATGGCTTAAGAGTCATTGGTATAGTCGGCAGTGATGAAAAAGCGGATTGGATTATTAATGAGCTAGGTTTCGATGGTGCGATTAATTACAAAACCGATGATTTAGCCGCAAAGCTGGCTGAATTAACCCCTGATGGCGTTGATGTATATTTTGAAAACACTGGTGGTCCTATCCAGCATCACGTGTTTGCCAAAATGAATGCACATGGGCGTATTGTGGTGTGTGGCATGATTGCTGATTATCCCAAAGCGGTACCAGATTTAGGTCCAAGCTGGGTGCAGATAATTAAAAAACGGCTGATTATCCAAGGTTTTACTATGCCAGATCATTTTGGTGATGTACCTGCGTTACTCGAAAAATTAACACCTTATGTCATGAAAGGGCAGATTAAACATCGCGCTCATGTATTAATCGGACTTGAGTCAGCCATCACTGGCTTAAACTTGTTTTTCACTGGTCAAAACAAAGGCAAGCTAATCGTTAAATTATAA
- a CDS encoding molybdopterin-dependent oxidoreductase: protein MSDINTHYRNCNICEAMCGLEIVYQDKQIISIKGDQLDPFSQGYNCPKSLALEDFYTDKDRLKTPIKRTASGWQAISWDDAFSEVVAKFKSIQQQYGKNSLAVYLGNPNAHSLGNALFLKPFLKSLGTINRFSSASADQLPHHVAANFMFGAGMLIPVPDIDRTDFMLIIGANPVVSNGSMMTAPNVIGRMKAIQQRGGKIVVVDPRRTRTAKIADQHLFIRPEKDALLLLALIHCVFERNKVNLGHLEHLIEGLDDVAKLAKTYSPDVVASIVGIDASTICTLADDMLLADSAVCYSRMGASTQTFGGLCLWLTNVLNIITGNFDRAGGAMFPQPAFDLLRNHQVGHKSSFGQHQTRVRKLPFFNGEFPVASLAEEIQTPGEGQIKSLITVAGNPVLSAPSGHQLAQAFAGLDYMVSVDIYLNETTKYADIILPGTTGVENSHFDIFFNSFSVRNTVKYSAPLFEKQVDQRSDWQILKEISTRMLNIAADDPMQKITPEIILDMELKQGPYGDQGMSLQRLIDNPHGIDIGPLMPCLAERIKTANGKIDLFPQVFSDDLPRLKSVMTQVSRDLAYPFELIGRRLVKSHNTWTQNSARLIKGKNPCTLEMNPQDACRLGIEQGQLVKVSSAVGQIDIEVVLTDDIQPGVVTIPQGWGHNQQGTNMSVAATQPGVSINDLTDASRVDMLTGNAAFNGTPVAITLVLKDSR from the coding sequence ATGAGCGATATAAATACCCATTATAGAAATTGCAATATTTGTGAAGCCATGTGTGGCTTGGAAATTGTTTATCAAGACAAACAAATCATATCGATTAAAGGTGACCAACTTGATCCCTTTAGCCAAGGTTATAATTGCCCTAAATCACTTGCTTTAGAAGATTTTTATACTGATAAAGATCGCTTGAAAACGCCGATAAAACGAACGGCTTCTGGTTGGCAAGCTATTAGCTGGGATGACGCCTTTAGCGAGGTAGTCGCTAAATTTAAGAGCATTCAACAGCAATATGGGAAAAATTCGTTAGCAGTTTATCTCGGCAATCCCAATGCCCATAGTTTGGGTAATGCGCTATTCCTCAAGCCTTTTTTGAAGTCACTTGGCACAATAAATCGTTTTAGTTCAGCCTCTGCTGACCAATTGCCTCATCATGTCGCGGCTAATTTCATGTTCGGCGCTGGCATGTTAATCCCGGTCCCCGACATCGATAGAACTGACTTTATGTTGATCATAGGGGCTAATCCTGTGGTATCCAATGGCAGTATGATGACAGCGCCCAATGTTATTGGCCGTATGAAGGCTATTCAACAGCGTGGCGGAAAAATTGTGGTGGTTGACCCTCGCAGAACCCGTACCGCTAAAATTGCCGACCAACATTTGTTTATTCGCCCAGAAAAAGATGCCTTATTACTGCTCGCCTTGATCCATTGTGTGTTTGAGCGTAACAAGGTTAATTTAGGTCATTTAGAACACTTAATAGAGGGGCTTGATGATGTTGCTAAACTTGCCAAAACCTATTCACCCGATGTGGTTGCAAGCATAGTCGGCATTGATGCCAGTACCATTTGCACGCTAGCCGATGATATGTTGCTAGCAGATTCAGCTGTGTGTTACAGCCGCATGGGAGCATCTACACAAACATTTGGTGGCTTATGTTTATGGCTTACCAATGTACTCAATATAATCACAGGCAATTTTGACCGCGCCGGTGGTGCCATGTTCCCACAACCGGCTTTTGATTTACTGCGTAACCATCAAGTAGGCCATAAAAGTTCCTTTGGCCAGCATCAAACCCGAGTACGTAAACTACCATTTTTTAATGGTGAATTTCCGGTTGCATCCTTGGCAGAAGAAATACAAACACCGGGAGAAGGGCAGATTAAAAGCTTAATAACCGTTGCTGGAAATCCGGTATTGTCTGCCCCCAGTGGTCATCAATTAGCCCAAGCCTTCGCAGGCTTAGATTATATGGTTTCGGTCGATATTTACCTCAATGAAACCACTAAATATGCCGACATTATTTTACCGGGCACCACGGGCGTTGAGAATTCACACTTTGATATTTTCTTTAACTCATTCTCGGTTAGAAACACAGTTAAATACTCAGCGCCATTGTTTGAAAAACAAGTCGATCAACGTAGCGACTGGCAAATACTCAAAGAAATTTCTACGCGAATGCTTAATATTGCAGCAGACGATCCAATGCAAAAAATCACTCCTGAAATCATTTTGGATATGGAACTCAAACAAGGCCCCTATGGCGATCAAGGCATGAGTTTACAAAGGTTAATCGATAACCCTCACGGTATCGATATCGGCCCATTAATGCCGTGTTTAGCAGAACGAATTAAAACCGCAAACGGCAAAATCGATCTGTTTCCGCAAGTATTTAGTGATGATTTGCCCCGATTGAAATCTGTAATGACACAAGTTTCGCGCGATCTTGCTTATCCATTTGAGTTAATTGGGCGTCGACTCGTTAAAAGCCATAATACCTGGACCCAAAATTCAGCACGGCTCATAAAAGGTAAAAATCCTTGTACTTTAGAAATGAATCCACAAGATGCATGCCGGCTGGGTATTGAACAAGGCCAGCTAGTGAAAGTCAGTTCGGCTGTGGGCCAAATTGATATTGAAGTGGTCCTCACCGATGATATTCAACCTGGTGTGGTGACTATACCCCAAGGCTGGGGACATAATCAGCAGGGCACGAACATGTCGGTTGCAGCCACTCAGCCGGGCGTGAGCATTAATGATTTAACAGATGCCAGTCGAGTTGATATGCTCACTGGGAATGCAGCATTTAATGGTACGCCAGTTGCTATCACTCTAGTGTTAAAAGATAGTCGCTAA
- a CDS encoding AAA family ATPase, whose product MFKSTPNYIASSDLTMAVNAAILLEKPLLIKGEPGTGKTQLAEELAKSLNCKLYQWHIKSTTKAQQGLYEYDAVSRLRDSQLGDVRVHDIGNYIVKGKLWQAFEEQQRPILLIDEIDKADIEFPNDLLQELDKMEFYVYETQQVIKAKQRPIIIITSNNEKELPDAFLRRCFFHYIKFPTKAEMEKIIDVHHPDVKQALLTQALEVFFDLREVNGINKKPSTSELIDWLKLLISYDISQDILLDNKSDIIPLFGALLKNEQDVSLIEKLAFMSRRNR is encoded by the coding sequence ATGTTTAAAAGTACACCGAATTATATTGCATCCAGCGACCTAACGATGGCGGTAAATGCGGCCATTTTATTAGAGAAGCCATTATTAATCAAAGGCGAGCCTGGAACCGGTAAAACCCAGTTAGCCGAAGAGTTAGCTAAATCACTTAATTGTAAGCTGTACCAATGGCACATCAAATCGACCACTAAAGCGCAACAAGGGCTTTACGAATACGATGCCGTATCGCGCTTACGCGACAGTCAGTTAGGTGATGTCCGCGTGCATGATATTGGCAACTATATCGTAAAAGGTAAGTTGTGGCAGGCGTTTGAAGAACAGCAAAGACCGATATTGTTGATTGATGAAATCGATAAAGCCGATATTGAGTTTCCAAATGATTTACTGCAAGAACTCGATAAAATGGAGTTCTATGTCTACGAAACTCAGCAAGTGATTAAGGCTAAACAACGCCCCATCATTATCATCACCTCAAATAATGAAAAAGAGTTACCTGATGCGTTTTTAAGGCGCTGTTTTTTCCATTACATTAAGTTTCCTACTAAAGCTGAAATGGAAAAAATTATCGATGTACATCATCCTGATGTTAAGCAAGCGTTATTAACACAAGCACTAGAGGTGTTTTTTGATTTACGTGAGGTCAATGGCATTAACAAAAAACCGTCAACATCAGAATTAATTGATTGGCTTAAGCTACTGATCTCATATGACATTTCGCAAGATATCTTACTCGATAATAAATCAGATATTATTCCCTTGTTTGGCGCGTTGTTAAAAAATGAGCAAGACGTTTCACTGATTGAAAAATTGGCCTTTATGAGTCGCAGAAACAGGTGA
- a CDS encoding vWA domain-containing protein, translating to MFVDFFLTLKKHKVPCSLRELLDLIALLKKGLIFANVEDFYNLAKIVMVKDEIHYDRYDKAFAEYFKGIESIDIFDNILPEDWLRKEFEKHLSQEEKNQLKSLGGLEALMKALKERLEEQKKRHAGGNKWVGTGGTSPFGAYGYHPEGIRVGQEKNRNNSAVKVWDKREFKNFDQDRELGTRNIKLALKKLRKFARTGASEKLDINTTISSTAKNGGMLDVHMEPERHNAVKVLMFFDIGGSMDDYIHTCEELFSAAHSEFKHLKFFYFHNCVYEQLWQDNSRRFDKTIDLEEIIRTFSSDYKVIFVGDATMGPYEIIAKGGSVEHWNEKPGIEYMNRLLGHFNKVAWLNPQPENHWQIHHSIAIIQQLVGNKMYPLTVDGIGRAIKDIS from the coding sequence GTGTTTGTTGATTTTTTTCTTACCCTAAAAAAACACAAGGTGCCATGTAGCTTACGCGAGCTATTAGATCTTATTGCCTTGCTCAAAAAAGGGCTGATTTTTGCCAACGTAGAAGATTTTTATAACCTTGCCAAAATCGTCATGGTTAAAGATGAGATACACTACGACAGATATGACAAAGCTTTTGCTGAGTACTTTAAAGGCATAGAAAGTATTGATATTTTCGATAATATCTTGCCGGAAGATTGGCTCAGAAAAGAATTCGAAAAACACCTTAGCCAAGAAGAAAAGAATCAACTCAAATCACTTGGTGGCCTTGAAGCATTAATGAAGGCGTTGAAAGAGCGTCTGGAAGAACAAAAAAAGCGTCATGCAGGTGGTAATAAATGGGTCGGTACGGGTGGTACATCACCCTTTGGGGCTTATGGTTATCATCCCGAAGGGATCAGAGTCGGCCAAGAGAAAAATCGTAATAACAGTGCCGTGAAAGTATGGGACAAGCGCGAGTTTAAGAATTTCGACCAAGATCGCGAATTAGGTACCCGTAATATCAAGTTAGCCCTTAAAAAGCTAAGAAAGTTTGCTCGTACCGGCGCCAGTGAAAAGCTCGACATCAATACTACGATTAGCTCAACCGCCAAAAATGGTGGCATGTTAGATGTGCATATGGAGCCAGAACGCCATAATGCCGTTAAAGTGCTGATGTTTTTTGATATTGGTGGCTCTATGGATGATTATATCCATACTTGCGAAGAGCTATTCTCCGCTGCCCACAGCGAATTTAAACACTTAAAGTTTTTCTATTTTCATAACTGTGTTTACGAGCAACTTTGGCAAGACAACAGCCGGCGCTTTGATAAAACCATCGATCTTGAAGAAATTATCAGAACATTTTCATCTGACTATAAAGTGATTTTTGTCGGTGATGCCACCATGGGGCCTTATGAGATTATCGCTAAAGGTGGCAGTGTTGAACACTGGAATGAAAAACCAGGTATCGAATACATGAATCGATTGTTAGGCCATTTCAATAAGGTCGCATGGTTAAATCCGCAACCTGAAAATCACTGGCAGATCCATCATTCTATTGCCATTATCCAGCAGCTTGTTGGCAATAAAATGTACCCACTCACTGTTGATGGTATTGGCCGGGCGATTAAAGATATTAGCTAA
- a CDS encoding SGNH/GDSL hydrolase family protein, which yields MLHKGITILLTPVLLMQGLNVRRTTPKLAEPVGERLGQTGPDPQLSVLILGDSAAAGVGVENQDQALLGQVIPHLRPRFNINYGLFAKTGATTASTLASLNEHTATLHPILGKEHFDVIITSLGVNDITSALSCVKWLEQQNELFTHITQRYKPKLVLVTAVPPLGLFPALPNPLRWSLGQRANQFNQNMQQLLLEFDQQADSQTQFKMINLPLDKPLQDITMLEFMRQMMAADGFHPGAQMYTAWAKLVVEQIQLDRLKT from the coding sequence ATGCTACATAAGGGAATTACTATCCTGTTAACCCCTGTATTACTGATGCAAGGGCTTAACGTTCGCCGCACAACCCCAAAATTAGCAGAGCCAGTGGGTGAGCGCTTGGGGCAAACGGGCCCTGATCCTCAGCTGAGTGTGCTGATTTTAGGTGATTCAGCCGCCGCTGGTGTTGGAGTAGAAAACCAAGATCAGGCATTGTTAGGCCAGGTAATCCCTCATTTACGTCCCCGTTTTAATATTAATTACGGCTTATTTGCCAAGACCGGTGCAACAACAGCCAGCACCCTTGCATCGTTAAATGAACACACTGCCACCTTACATCCCATTCTCGGCAAAGAGCATTTTGATGTCATTATTACTTCACTTGGGGTTAATGATATAACTTCCGCACTGAGCTGTGTGAAGTGGCTAGAGCAACAAAATGAGTTATTCACACACATCACGCAGCGATATAAGCCAAAATTGGTACTGGTGACTGCCGTACCACCGCTTGGACTATTCCCAGCGTTACCCAATCCTCTTCGCTGGAGTTTGGGGCAACGCGCAAATCAATTTAATCAAAATATGCAGCAACTGTTGCTGGAGTTTGATCAACAAGCAGACAGTCAAACTCAGTTTAAGATGATTAATTTACCCTTAGATAAGCCCCTGCAAGATATCACTATGCTGGAATTTATGCGCCAAATGATGGCCGCAGACGGTTTTCACCCCGGCGCACAAATGTATACTGCATGGGCTAAATTGGTTGTAGAGCAGATCCAGTTAGATAGATTAAAGACTTAA